The sequence below is a genomic window from Flavobacterium lipolyticum.
GAATATTGTTATTTGGAGATAATTTCCTTCCTTATCTGACATTATTGAACGTCATTCAAGTCATGTTCATGAACGCGACGTTCCGTCGGCAGAAGATCACTTATGAACAATGTCCCAGCTCTCTATTAAATAAGTATCTAATAATCCTTTTCTAGCTTTAGCCACGAATAAATAATCCTGATAACTTTTATTAATATAAATATCGGACATTATTTTTCGATGAGCATAAATAATAGACACTTCGCCTTTATAGCTATAATAAAAACAACTATTTTTCGAATAATCAGACAATCCTGTTATTTCACATTTAATAAGTTCTATTGCATTTCTTTTCGAATAATACCTATTATACAAATTAAAAGGAATTAAAACGATTCCACTTAAAAAGAAAGAAATAATTAAAATTTTGAATATATATAAAAAAGTAAAAATTGCTTTATCAATCTTATCTCGTAAATCTTTAAAATCATTGATGGTTATCTGTAAATTTCTTACAACAATAACAACCAATATTATCCAGAAAAGCGAATTAAACAAATAGTTCGGATACCCTATTGTTTTCTCTTCAGTTACAATGTAAATCCAAAATAAAACCAGGGCAATTGCAAACCTTAGCACTTCATAAGATTTACTTTTTTTACCTATTTTACTCTGCCCTTGTCTTCTTTTTCTACTCTTCATTTATTAATTTTAACTACACCCTACCGGTATCCTCCATACACAATCGATGTTTAAAAACAAAAAAGCCTCTACATTGCTGTAAAGGCTTGAATTTCTGTGGTCCCACCTGGGCTCGAACCAGGGACCACCTGATTATGAGTCAGGTGCTCTAACCAGCTGAGCTATAGGACCGGTTTGAGGATGCAATATTACTACTATTTTTCATTCACTCCAAATATTTTGGGAGATGATTTGCATTTAATTTCAAACAACCCCTTGTGTTTCCTAAAACACAATTGATTTTCAACTGCTTATTTCGAATCCCAAAAAGAAAATTTTTTATTTAATTTCCTGACAAAGCTCGACCAAAACGCCATTTGTGTTCTTTGGATGTAAAAAAACCACTAATTTATTATCGGCTCCCTTTTTAGGAACGTCGTTAATCAGCACGAAACCTTCGTTTTTCAAACGGGCGATTTCGGCATGAATGTCTTCGACATCAAAAGCGATATGATGAATTCCTTCTCCCTTTTTCTCCAGAAACTTTGCAATAGGACTTTCGGGATTCGTCGCCACCAAAAGTTCAATCTTATTGGTTCCAGTTTGAAAGAACGAGGTTAAAACCCCTTCACTTTCTACCGACTCCATTTTATAGGACGGAACGCCCAGTAATTTTTCGAACAGCACATTGGCGTCCTCCATATTCTTCACGGCAATTCCGATATGCTCAATTTTATTTACCATAACCTCTAAATTTTAATTTCAATTATTGATTTACATACGTATTAAAGTAACCGCATTCGGCAATAACATCCTGATAATACTTCGTATCCGAATAGTCTTTCTGCAGCGCTTTAAAACCGCTCCAGGCAATAAAATTAATCTTATCATCGTCGGCTTCCCACCAGTTTTTAAGGTTGTTGTACTTATTATTGTAATATTCGTTTCGTTCGCATTTGGCCAGCATATAAATACATTTTGCTTTTTGCTCTTTTGTTGTGGCCGCTTCCAACGCTTTTTGATAGTACATTTTAGGAAGATCACAATTGGTTATCATTCGCTTCATCGAATCCCTGAAAGAATACGGACTTGAGCCGTAACCTATAATCGTGATTTCATAAAAAGTTCTTCCGTTTCCGAAATGGGTAATATTGTAAAAGGCATTACCCAACAACAAGCTATTCGTGTACACGTCTTCTTTTTGAGCCAGTTTACCCTGCATTTCCTTTATGGTTGTCAGGAAATCCATAAAAGTATATTTTCTTTTCTGATACGCCGTGTGATCGCAGTCGTGACAGTCTTTTATATTTCCGTTAAACGGATTCCCCAAAAACTTGCTGTATTGAACCGAATCGGTTTGTTTCATGTACTCAATAGCTTCCGGTATTTTATTTTTAAAGGTTGCCTGAACCGCCTGAAAATTATTAATATCCTTCAATTTCAAACTATAAATCCCTGCTCCGATACTTTCAATTTCAGATTTATTCGATTTAGACAAAAAAGCTTTCATGTCCAATAAAACTTTTTCATTGTCATAGAATGAATTTCCATCGTTCCAATAACTGTAGCGCGATTCGCCATAAATTTCGGCCATTACCGGATTCCCCTTTTCTCTGTACAGCGTTGACAAATAACTTCTGCTCCAGGAAGAAGCATTCTGATAACGGAATTCCTGCCCTTTGTAATTCTTTGGAAGTTCAAAATACAACCAGTTTAAATCGGCGAGGATTGTTTTTTCGTTTTTATCCGTAAGTTTATCAATTTTGCTCAAATTATTTACAAAACGAAGCAAACGCAATTGCATTCCTGCCAGTTCTGTTTTAGGAAGCGTTTTCACCGCCTTATCAAAATTCTTATCTGCATTGGCATAATCTCCTTTTAACGTCTGCAAATACCCCAGAGACAAATCCCATAAGTAAGGTCGGTCTGTATTTCCAGCTGCCGAAATTTTAGCGATTAAATCCAATGTTTTTTGATCCACCTTCACCTGATTTTCGGTTTTGTTTTCAGCCACACTAAGTTTCTTCATAGGCTGATTTTCTCCTCCATCCTTCTGAAACGAATTGTTTATCGCTTCCTCTTGTCTGTTCACTAATCGTGTTGCCAGATAATTCAAATGTTCGCTTTTAGGATCTAATTCATAGATCTTTTCAATGGACTTTTTTTCGTCTTTGTAATACCCACGAACAGCCCAAAGCGCTGCTTTTTCTTTATTATTTTTAGCCATCGTCAATGCTTTATTCCAGTCGGTTTCATTTTTTGGACTAAAACAATAAGCCGTAACGGTTCTCAATTCCGGGCATTTATCAAAAACCTGTGCGTACAAATAGTTTGAAGCTGCATATTTATTTTGCTTGTGATTCACTCCTGCCACGTAGGAAAGTCCACGGTAATACAGCACATTTTTAGGAACCGATTTTTCTGTTTTATTAAAAAAATCAACGGCTTTTTGTTTGTTGTTGCTGTAAAAACGAGCTTTCATGGTCAAAAACCAATATCTGTTTTTCAGGAAAGGATCCGAAGTCGTATTGTACACATTCTCGATAGACTGAATCATTTTGGCATCGTTGAACGTTTTGGCCACCACCGGATCGTAACTCCAATAATCTCTGTTGATAGAAACGGTTTCTATTTTTTGTGCCAGATACAAAAACTCGACAAAGCTTTTCACTTTACCATCCTTCAGCGAAATCTTTTTCCCCCACTTCAAAGAGGATTTATTTTCCTTTTTGCTTTTATAATACACATGAAGATCTTTGATCTCTTCCTTGTTTTTTATCGCACTTTTATTCTCCGAGTAATAATCCGGTTTTTCATCTCCAATTAAAAAATAATTAACGGTAGTGGTATCGATTTTCCCTTTAAGATAGGTTCCCCAATCGGACTTAATATCTTTATTGAAACGGGAATTGTGCTCGGTATCAAAACCAATTCCGTAGAAAATTCCACCCGACAGGAAAAGCGGTCTATACGAATTGTCTGCAAAAGTTTCGGGAGTAAAATTAGAACTGTACGATCCAAAATAATCCCAATCGCCATCTGCACAGGCATAAATTACTCCGTATGCAAAAAGTAAAACCGCACTAGAAACAAGAAATAACTTGTTCAAAAATATTCTTTTCATAGTTTTTTAAATTGAATTCGTCTAAATCGTAAAATATAATTTCTTTGGGCTGCTGTGCGGTATTCTCGCTCAGTTCTTCCGCCATTTGTTTTAAATCTGCTGCCGAAATGGCCTCCATTTTTAAGAGGTCATTTTCTTCATAAAAAACGCCATTCTTATAATTGGATTTTTTTGCTTTAAAAAAGATTCCGCTTAGTTGTTGAAAATTGGGATCTTTTTTGAGTTCCGCTACATTCATTTTAGAACGTAAACCAATTACTTTTTGGTTTCGGATATGAATTCCCCACGAATATATCGGCAAGGCAAAATCAAGATGCATCGGATACTTTTTCAGGCTTTTTAAATAGCGTTCTGCAATTTTCTGATCGTATATCGAATTTAAGGAATCAGGAGCAATTGACCCCATGTTGTAGTACATCAAAACTCCGGAATCTACGTTCGGAATTTTAGTTTTCTTAAAATATTTCACCTGATGCAAGCGAATTGTTGCAGAGAGTTTTTTTCCGGAAAGCTTTTTAACACTCTCCATAAATTTAAGATAGTTGTCTTTACTTTTAAGGGTCCAGTCGCAATCGATCTGAATTTCCTGAGATGTAATTTTGTTCTTCGTGCTGATTTCTTCAATCAAACGAACTGTTTTCTGTGCCAGATCCTCCACATCAAGAGAAGAAGACAACATCACTTTGTTTTGAATAAATACTACGGGTACAATTTCGAACTTGGTTACCGCATCCTGAAAACGAATCGGACTAAGCGGAATGGGCTGTTTGGTCTCGGGATGCTGCCCAATATCAAAATACCTAACATAAAGCTTCGTGACTTCATTGTCCTTCAAAGCAAGCTTCTCCGTTTCAGATAATTTCAGAATGGTTTTCCAGTAATAAAAAGCAACAACCGGCTTTTCATTCTTACTACAGGAAATCAGAAAAAGAATCAGGAAACCAATAAAAAATCTTTTGATCAAAACTTAGGAGAAATTATATTTTAACCCAAAAGTAAGAAATTATATGCTGTTATAGTTTTGAAATTTAAAAAAAAGAACCGTCAGCGAAAGCTGTAAATCCTAATAAATGGCTAAAAAGTTTCAATTAAAGCAAATATAATTGTTATTTTGTGCAATCAAATTCAGAAACCGTTATGTTGAAAAACAACTTTAGATATATTGCATTTTTACTGATCTTTTTTATGTTAAGCTGTGCCAAACGCGGCAGCATTACCGGCGGACTAAAAGACACACTGGCACCGGTATTGAAATACAGCTCGCCTAAAAATTTCAGCACTAATTTTAAAGGCAACGAAATTATTCTGGGATTTGACGAGTATGTAAAACTTAAAAACCTCAACAAACAGCTTATTATTTCACCGCCAATGAAACATGAGCCATTGATTTTACCTACCACAGCGAGCAAAGTGATTACTATTAAAATAAAGGACACTTTACAGCCTAACACTACCTACAGTTTTAACTTCGGACAAAGTATAGCAGACAACAACGAAGGAAACTCGATAAACCAATTCAAATATGTCTTTTCAACAGGTTCTTCTATTGATTCGCTTTCGATAAGCGGACAAATTAAAGATGCTTATGAGAAAAATGTAGATAATTTTGTTTCGGTAATGCTTTATGAAGTAAACGACACCTATAAAGATTCCTTAATTTACAAGCAAAGCCCACGCTACATCACCAATACACTGGACAGTTTACGTACTTTCAAACTAGAAAATTTAAAGGCCGGAAAATACCTGCTGATGGCCCTGAAAGACAAAGGAAACAACAACAGATACAACCCTAAAGATGATAAAATCGGTTTTATCAAACACTATATTACCGTTCCGAACGACACTGTTTTTGAATTGGAACTGTTTAAGGAGGTACTTCCATTTAAAGCTGTAAAACCTGTACAAGCCTCAGGAAACAGACTGTACCTTCCTTATGAAGGCAAACAAAACTTTAAACTTTCGAAACCTAAAGTGGTCCTGAAACACGGGAACGAAACCATGGAAACCATTGTTACCGCATTTCCGAAAAAAGATTCCCTGCAAATTTGGTATAAACCCCTAAAAGCTAAAGCAGATTCTCTAGCAGTGGAGGTTAGTAAAGAAAAATACAACAAAAGATTTAGTGTAAAGATTAAAGACCAAAAGAAAGACACTTTAAACATAACCGCTGTTCAAAACGGGACCATCAATTTCCGTGATCGATTTACCTTAGAATCGGCTACTCCGCTGGTAAAATTTGACAAATCCAAAATCAGACTGGTTAACAAAGATTCGACTGCTGTAGATTTTACGACAGAATACGATGAATTTGAGCAAAAACTCTATGTTGATTTCAAAAAAGAGCCTGTCGAAAAATACAGCATAACATTTTTCCCGGGCGCACTAACTGATTTTTACGAAAAATCCAATGACACTCTGGCCATTAAACTAAGCACAAAAGAACCTGCCGATTATGGAAACCTGGTTCTGAACCTAAAAAATGTAAAACGTTTCCCCATTATTGTTGAAGCAACTAACGCAAAAGGGGATGTTGTATACGCCAGTGATTACTCTGAAGGCAAGACTAAAATGGAATTCAATTTATTAGTCCCTGATAAATTTACGATTCGAATAATCTACGACGACAATAAGAACAGAATCTACGACTCCGGAGATTTCCTGAATAAAAAGTACGCTGAAGAAGTCTTTTATTACCAAACTGCTGTAGATGTCCGCACCAATTGGGATGTCGATCAGGCTATTGATTTAAGCGTCCCGTTCAATCCTGAAGTAGAGAAAAAACAGGCAGAAAAAAAGAAAAAAGACGAGGAGAAAAAAAGGAAAGCCTTTTAAATTTTAATAGCTGAGCGCAGCGCTATGGAAAACGATTGGATTGAAAAAGAAAACTGGTTCAAAAGAAACTGGAAATGGTTTTTACCTTCCGCCTTCCTATGTCTGTTTTTAATTGGATTTTTGGCCGCTTCAACCTCTCCCGAAGGCATCACCGATATCGCCAAAGCTTATTCAGACGAGCTGCTTTTTGAAAAAGCAATTGAAAAAGCGAATAAAAATCCAAGCATACTTGAAAATATCGGCACAATTGAACCCATCGACAAACTGGCTATTCTGGAAGGAAACGTTAGGTATTCCAACCATCATAATACCGTCAACTTATCGGTAAGAGTCAACGGAGCCAAAAGAAAGGGTAAATTAAACATTTCTGCCTTCAAAAAAGGAACAGTATGGGCGTACCAAAAAATTACTGTCCGCGCCAAAAATCCTGAAACCGAAATTATCGTCTTAGAAGAACCTCAAAAATAAGCTTTCGAATTAGAATCAAAGATCGATTCTAAACACATCTTTGTCGCTTAAAAAATCAAGTTTTTTTCGGGTTTCTAACATAGTGTTCTTATCCAGTTCCACCACAAAAACATCTTCGGTCTCCTGTGGTTCGAGAATATAATTTCCTAAAAAATCAACCGCTTGCGAATGCCCAATATGTTCAAAATTATTGGCATCCAGTCCTACTCTGTTCACCCCAATTACATAACTTAGATTCTCGATCGCACGAGCCTTAAGCAAAGCATCCCAGGCGTTAGTTCTTACTTTAGGCCAGTTGGCGACATACAGTAGTAAATCGTAGTTCTCTACATTTCGGGCAAAAACGGGAAATCTCAAATCATAACAAACCTGCAGGCAAATCTTCCAATCCAAATAATTCACAATTACTTTTTCATCTCCTTTGGTATAAAACTGATCTTCTCCTGCTAGCGAAAACAAATGGCGTTTGTTGTAATATTGAATTTCACCTGACGGAAAAACAAATACCATTCGATTGTAATACTTCTCGTTCTCCACAATAACAAGACTTCCCACAATAGCTGCTTTTTTTTGTTTCGCCAAAGACTGTATCCAGGAGATCGTTTCTCCCTGCATTGTTTCGGCAACTGCGGCGGCATTCATGGTAAATCCCGTTGAAAACATCTCCGGCAGCACGATCAGATTAACGTCAGTATCGATTGTATTGATTTTGGATTCGAATTGCTTTCTGTTCTCTGAAGCATTCTCCCAGTAAAGATTGGATTGTATAAGTGCGATTTTCATATGGTAAAAATACCTTTTTTTTAAACAAAAAGTCTAAATAAGATTTGAGTTTCACAAACCCTCCTACAAAGAGCTACAAACCCAGTAAATATCGGATTTTTCAGAATAAAAAAACATTATCTGAAAAAATTATGCAAAAATCTTGCACAATTTATGCGAAAATATTGCTAACAATGAATATAATTTATATATATTTGACCGCTGATTAAAAAACACAACACCTTAAAAAACACTTAATTATGAAAAAACACCCCGTTTTAAAGGGCACACCGCCAACAATGATTCTTACAAATAGTCACGAATCATTTGCAATAAAAAAGCAAAACACTAAAATACCACAAGCAGATTCCTTATTCTTTAAAGCGTAATACTAAAGCTACAGTAAAGACCACAACTGTAGTAAAAGCAACAGGATTCTATTTCTAATAATTCGTCTTCAGGAAACGAATTAAGAAACTCTTTCACCTCACCAGTGAAACAAAAAAACAATCAATCAATAAACCTCAACTAACTAAAAACCCAAAGAATGAAACAAACTATTTTATTATTTATGTTCTTTTTTGCGCTGCAGGTCACCCAGGCGCAAGTAAAAACCATCAAAGGAACAGTGACCGACACTAATGGCATCTCGATACCGGGAGCATCCATAAGCATAAAAGAAGAAAAAAGAGGTACTACAACCGATTTTGACGGTAAATTCTCTATCGACGTACAAGAAGGAAAAACACTGACGATCTCTTTTTTAGGATTAGAACCTCAAAATATTCTTGTAGGCAATTCTAACAACCTCAACATAAAACTAAAAGAAGCTGCAGCAACAGCCCTTTCCGGTGTGGTAGTTACTGCATTAGGCCTAAAAAGAGAAAGAAAGGAACTGGGCTATTCTTTTCAGGACGTAAAAGGAAAAGATTTGGCGGACAATCCCACAATAAGTGTTGCCCAATCTTTGTATGGAAAAGTGGCGGGTGTTAACATTTCTCAAACCACAGGAGGTATTGGAGGCAGTTCCAGAATTGTAATAAGAGGGAACCGATCTATAAGCGGAGACAACCAGCCCCTTTATGTTGTAGACGGAGTTACCTTGGGAAACACCGGACTTGGAAGCATAACAGACAATAAATCGACCAGATACTCCGAAGGAAGAGACAATGGAGATGGATTGTCCAGTATAAATACAGATGACATTGAAAATATTTCTGTGCTAAAAGGAGGAGCTGCCAGTGCTCTTTACGGAGAACGTGGCGCCAATGGTGTCATTGTTATTACTACCAAAAAAGGAAAAAGAAACTCTTTGAAAGTCGATTGGAACAGCACTACTACTTTTGACCAAATCAATTCAAGATACAAAGACTACCAAAAAGAATATGGCACAGGAACAAATGGAACACTGCCAAATACTGATGAAATCGCAAATGGACGAAATGCTACTACCAGCGCCTGGGGTCCACGATTCGGATCTCCCGGCAACACTTCAGTTCGAATCTTTGACGGATCCTACAAACCTTACGAATACATGAAAAACAACTTTAAAGATTTTTTCAGAACAGCCGTAACCGTAAACAACAGCATTAGTCTTTCAGGCGGTGGAGATAATACCACCTTCAGATTAAACTATTCCAATATTGATGCTACAGATATCGTTCCTAAAACCGGTCTTAAACGAAATACATTCACATTAGGTGTCAATTCTCAAATCAAAAAACTGACATTAGATGCCAAATTCAATTACATTACAGAAAACACCAACAACAGACCCGCCCTTTCAGACGATGCCGGCAATCTTGGATTGACAGTAACCTCACTCGCACCAAACTTCAATCAAGCCTGGTTAAAAAATTATGAAGATCCAAACGGCAACTACTATCAATGGAACTCCGACCCAAATAAATTAAATCCTTACTTTGTATTAGACGAAAACAAAAATGTAACCGAAAAACACCGAATATTAGGGAATTTCAGCGCAACCTATGCCTTTACCGATTGGCTAAGCGCTACCGGAAGAGCAGGAATTGATCGATTTACATTTGAAAGTTCTGATTTTGTCAACGAAGGAACCACCTGGACTGCAAGGCAGAATGGATCTTTAATCAACAGCAGTACAACCTTTCAGGAATACAACGCCGAAGCCTTATTAAATGCTCAGAAATCGTTCGGCGATTTTAATCTGTCAGTGGGCGTTGGTGCTAACCAAAGAAACACCCAAAGAATTGTTTCGGGGGTAGCTCTTTCGGACATGTTTTTTAATGGAGTAAACAAACAATCTAACTTTCTATCCTCAGTCTTAAGTCCGAAAACAAATGATGAAATATTAGTACGCTCTTTATACACCTACGTGAGAGCCAATTACAAAAACTATTTATTCCTTGATTTTACGGGACGTAACGACTGGAACTCAACTCTGGCCTCAGCCATAACCTCTCTTGATAATAATAACTATTCCTATTTTTATCCGTCTGTATCTTCCAGTTTTATTTTTACTGATGGATTGGACATTAAGAATGACGTGTTAACTTTTGGAAAGATCAGAGCCTCCTGGGCAACTACCGCAAAAGCACTGGAAGCTCCATACGCCACTTTATTAAATTACAACATACAAGCCAAACCTTTGTTAGGAAACCCTATCGGTTCGATTAACAATAATATTATTCCAAACAACAACCTAAAACCAGAACTTACCACCAGCTACGAAGCCGGAATTGATTTAGGATTCTTTAAAAATCGCTTACAAGTTGATTTATCGTATTACTACACCAGAACAAAAAATCAACTGATTGTATTAAACACCTCACAAGCTTCCGGTTTTGTTGGCGTTAATGCAAACGCGGGTACGGTTGAAAACAAAGGTTTTGAAGCCTTAATAACCGCCGGAATTTTCAGAAAACCAGATGGCTTTAATTGGGACATCACCTTCAATTTTGCTAAAAATGACAACAAATTAATCGAGCTAACAGACAAAACCGACCTACAAGTGATCTCGAATGCAAGATGGGCCGGAGCTCAAATTGTTGCAAAAGTCGGACAAAGTACTACAGAGATTTACGGTAAAAAATTCCAAAGATCTCCTGATGGACAAATTCTTATAGGAGCAAACGGAAATCCTCTGTTGACATCAACTTTGGAAAGCTTTGGAAAAGCGGCACCTGATTGGGTTGGAGGGGTTACCAATGAGTTCTCCTACAAAGGAATTAGTCTTAGAGCCAATCTTGACATGAAATTTGGAG
It includes:
- the mce gene encoding methylmalonyl-CoA epimerase codes for the protein MVNKIEHIGIAVKNMEDANVLFEKLLGVPSYKMESVESEGVLTSFFQTGTNKIELLVATNPESPIAKFLEKKGEGIHHIAFDVEDIHAEIARLKNEGFVLINDVPKKGADNKLVVFLHPKNTNGVLVELCQEIK
- a CDS encoding Ig-like domain-containing protein: MLKNNFRYIAFLLIFFMLSCAKRGSITGGLKDTLAPVLKYSSPKNFSTNFKGNEIILGFDEYVKLKNLNKQLIISPPMKHEPLILPTTASKVITIKIKDTLQPNTTYSFNFGQSIADNNEGNSINQFKYVFSTGSSIDSLSISGQIKDAYEKNVDNFVSVMLYEVNDTYKDSLIYKQSPRYITNTLDSLRTFKLENLKAGKYLLMALKDKGNNNRYNPKDDKIGFIKHYITVPNDTVFELELFKEVLPFKAVKPVQASGNRLYLPYEGKQNFKLSKPKVVLKHGNETMETIVTAFPKKDSLQIWYKPLKAKADSLAVEVSKEKYNKRFSVKIKDQKKDTLNITAVQNGTINFRDRFTLESATPLVKFDKSKIRLVNKDSTAVDFTTEYDEFEQKLYVDFKKEPVEKYSITFFPGALTDFYEKSNDTLAIKLSTKEPADYGNLVLNLKNVKRFPIIVEATNAKGDVVYASDYSEGKTKMEFNLLVPDKFTIRIIYDDNKNRIYDSGDFLNKKYAEEVFYYQTAVDVRTNWDVDQAIDLSVPFNPEVEKKQAEKKKKDEEKKRKAF
- a CDS encoding cytochrome c oxidase assembly factor Coa1 family protein, yielding MENDWIEKENWFKRNWKWFLPSAFLCLFLIGFLAASTSPEGITDIAKAYSDELLFEKAIEKANKNPSILENIGTIEPIDKLAILEGNVRYSNHHNTVNLSVRVNGAKRKGKLNISAFKKGTVWAYQKITVRAKNPETEIIVLEEPQK
- a CDS encoding nitrilase family protein, which codes for MKIALIQSNLYWENASENRKQFESKINTIDTDVNLIVLPEMFSTGFTMNAAAVAETMQGETISWIQSLAKQKKAAIVGSLVIVENEKYYNRMVFVFPSGEIQYYNKRHLFSLAGEDQFYTKGDEKVIVNYLDWKICLQVCYDLRFPVFARNVENYDLLLYVANWPKVRTNAWDALLKARAIENLSYVIGVNRVGLDANNFEHIGHSQAVDFLGNYILEPQETEDVFVVELDKNTMLETRKKLDFLSDKDVFRIDL
- a CDS encoding SusC/RagA family TonB-linked outer membrane protein, with product MKQTILLFMFFFALQVTQAQVKTIKGTVTDTNGISIPGASISIKEEKRGTTTDFDGKFSIDVQEGKTLTISFLGLEPQNILVGNSNNLNIKLKEAAATALSGVVVTALGLKRERKELGYSFQDVKGKDLADNPTISVAQSLYGKVAGVNISQTTGGIGGSSRIVIRGNRSISGDNQPLYVVDGVTLGNTGLGSITDNKSTRYSEGRDNGDGLSSINTDDIENISVLKGGAASALYGERGANGVIVITTKKGKRNSLKVDWNSTTTFDQINSRYKDYQKEYGTGTNGTLPNTDEIANGRNATTSAWGPRFGSPGNTSVRIFDGSYKPYEYMKNNFKDFFRTAVTVNNSISLSGGGDNTTFRLNYSNIDATDIVPKTGLKRNTFTLGVNSQIKKLTLDAKFNYITENTNNRPALSDDAGNLGLTVTSLAPNFNQAWLKNYEDPNGNYYQWNSDPNKLNPYFVLDENKNVTEKHRILGNFSATYAFTDWLSATGRAGIDRFTFESSDFVNEGTTWTARQNGSLINSSTTFQEYNAEALLNAQKSFGDFNLSVGVGANQRNTQRIVSGVALSDMFFNGVNKQSNFLSSVLSPKTNDEILVRSLYTYVRANYKNYLFLDFTGRNDWNSTLASAITSLDNNNYSYFYPSVSSSFIFTDGLDIKNDVLTFGKIRASWATTAKALEAPYATLLNYNIQAKPLLGNPIGSINNNIIPNNNLKPELTTSYEAGIDLGFFKNRLQVDLSYYYTRTKNQLIVLNTSQASGFVGVNANAGTVENKGFEALITAGIFRKPDGFNWDITFNFAKNDNKLIELTDKTDLQVISNARWAGAQIVAKVGQSTTEIYGKKFQRSPDGQILIGANGNPLLTSTLESFGKAAPDWVGGVTNEFSYKGISLRANLDMKFGGKLYSMTNANAAAAGLSSRTLDGRDEFNAWFAQQIASGKTPADIAKLQPGAGLIVDGVNEVRDTNGNVTGYKDNTTPVNPQTYWRSLYGDDTTPEPFIYDASYVKLRELSIGYDFPKKWLKGTGFERFKFSVIARNLWTIYSKVPNIDPESTYTSGNGQGFEYGSLPYRRSYGFNLQLSF